AACTTCTCGGTGTACAGGTCCCATGTAAAAGGGCCTGCAGCAGTACCGCTTTATGCTGAGAACACACAAGCTAAGCAACTGGGCCCTGATCTTGGGTAGATGGGAGGCCTCTATGGAAAAGTCAGGGAAGTAGTGTTGGCTACTCAGGAGGCTGCAGTATTTCTTATGAGTCAGTACTGAAGCAGCCATCTGTAATGGGAAATGCAAGACCAAGGCCATTAATTCATAGTGCCTTTCACAAGAGCAAGGCTGTTGATCGCATGTTTTGACCAAACTCCAGTATGTGTAATTACATCTTGTCCCCCCTAAATTCCACAGGCAGTTTTAACAGGATACAGGAATCTTATCATTTCCTGTCTTACATTGTTGCAATGTTGCTgtacagccagtggtgagctggagccggttcgcactggttcgTGGGAACCGGCTGTTAAATTTAGAAGtccttttagaactggttgtcctgtgtggaacaactggttctaaaagggcttctacaTTTAACAACCAGTAAGTTGAAGTGACCCAGGAGCGTAgcggagggggagcagggggagcgaCCGCTCCCCCCTGAGCACATTATCCAAAAGTGATGCCAactcccgtgggtgctccagctccccgcccctcggccccagctcacctccacctccgccgcctcccctgaacgctctgccccacttctccccctcccccctgcatcctgcgaatcagctgtttgcgcgggaagcctgggagggcggAGAAGCGGTGTGGCGGCTTCGCGCTcaggctcagggaggtggagacggagcagaagtgagctggggttgggggggggaggcagtgcaggggaggaacctcttcctgccccagctcacctccgctctgcctccctgggcctgagcatgAAGctgctgcttgcttctcagccctcccaggcttcccgcatgaacagctgattcgcgggaagcaggggggctgcgagctcagtCTGACCTGGTGCTTCAGGCGCTGCACGGTGGCagcatggcccagctccagccgagcagtgcagctgtagcaccgccagccacctccaggcagtgcagtaagggggcagggagtgtgcgGGGGAGGAGGTTGGATAGGGCTGGGGAGTTcgaggggggtggataggggtaggggtggtcagagggcagggaacaggggcattgaatgggggcagggctcccgggggagcagtcaggaaagagggagggttggatgggtggtgggaggcagtcaggggcaggggttccaggggcggtcaggggacagggagaaggggtggttggatggggcaggggtcccgaggggccatcaggaatgagaggaggggttgggggggcgggggaggcagtgaggggacagggaaggggagtggatggggcaggggtcccagggggggcgCGTCAAGGACGGCcgggggggggatggggcaggagtcccggggggtgggggcgggccatgacccccttgtggagtgaggagggaaccggttgttaagattttggcagctcatcactgtgtaTAGCTGTTGAACAGCTGCCATGTTGTtcaccagaggtggctgcatttcagtggtgacccCTAATGAGACATAATTTATAATTCTGTAAAGCACTCTGAAGCTTAAAAAAGGTGttctctttgtttttaaaataagcagAGGTGGTGAATCATACTCACGTTGTGGGAAAGTGGGCCTGGAAAGGTGAAACCCCATCTGAACAATTTCTAGCAGGAGTATATTACCTCAAAAGACAGTAGTCTCCCAATACTCTCTTCTGCCACTCTAGCATGACCCTTAAGACAAACCAGGGCTGCTGTGGAGCTTTCTACCATtgcctagagcagtggctctcaacctttgcaGACaactgtacccttttcaggagtctgatttgtcttgcgtacccccaagtttcatctcacttaaaaactacttgctctCACACtcaggcataaaaatacaaaagtgtcacaaaacactattactgaaaaattgctgactttctcatttttaccatataattataaaataaatcaattagaatataaatattgtacttacatgtcaGCGTATAGTCTATAgaccagtataaacaagtcattgtctgtataaaattttaatttgtactgactgcACTACTGCTTTTTATATAGccagttgtaaaactaggcaaatatctagatgagttgatataccccCTGGAGGACCTCTGcgtacccttggttgagaaccactggcctaaagtGCAGTAGTGTTGAGgtatggggcggtgggggggtcctctGGACGGCCTTGAAGATAATCAGAGCAAGAAAAGATGGGAGAATCACTTTCTTACGGCTTCTTACCCCACTTTTTCTTATCCCCAGCACCCACATCCAGGTCATCAGTCCTGAGAACTTGCCATTTGCCCGTACGTCCTGTGGCACAGAAGGATTCAGAAATGCCAAGAAGGCCACTGCCATTGCAGCACAGACTGCAGGCATCGCAGCAGCAGCGGTGAGTCTGGTCTGGTCACTCTGCTTGTTGAGGCTAATCTTGCTGAGCTCAGAGGAGGAGTGCTAGCAATGGAGTGATTGCCAACAGATGGGCTCTGAAGTTCTGCTTCCTTCTCCCATTTCTGTCTTCTGGTGGAGGAGAGAAGTAAAGTCTGCCAGTTCCTGTGTGTCTGAGCAGTACACTCCGTTTCCACATTGTTTCCTTTGAGAGGGGGCATGGTGAGCTTCTCAACCTGGATAAACTGTATGTGAAATGGGAGCTTTAAATATACATGTGGTGGATTTAGTGGCCTATAATGAAGAAATGAAAGTTGCTTCCTATCCTTTTTTGGCTCCAGTTTGGACAGCATCATAGTTTAAACCATGGGTCTAAATGTTAAGCAGCACATTTCATTTGACTGTTAAGCCCAGATGGAAACAGTTTACTCAGCTGTGACTCCCCTTCCACATATCGATGCTGTTATAAGCAGTGTCGCTCATTGGTAAAATGGCAGCTGCTTTATGAGAGACAGAGCTTCCGTTTCAGTTATAGCTTATAAGGGTAAGAAATTCTTGTTACCTTGTGCAGAGTTGTGGCCCTGACTTGAGAGCAGCTTTTGCTCAGATGGTCTCAATCGGAATATGGACCATTTATTTTCAAAAGCCAAATAAGGGGAAATGAAATCTAGGCACAAACCGAGCAGGTGTGAGGGGCAGGAAGGAACTGCTGTGTTTAGCATTATCCCATGAGCAGAACTGCACAGTTGGCCCGGTGAAGTCTCAGCTATAAGCTGTTGTTGGAGGCAGAATACCACACCAGTGACCTGAGCCATTCTGGCAACCCTTCATTCCTAAAAGAGCTTGGTCAGACTTTGAGAATATGAGCACGTGTTGTTACCAGTTGCACACAGACTTTAATATCTGGCCCTGTGGGTCTAGTGTAAGTGTTTCTAAAAGAACCTAAGTTTGTGCATGATGTGTAGGGGAAGATGAGACTACCTGTGTCCTGGACTCCAGCACTGTAGAATGAGGCACAGTGAGAATGAAAacctaaagcagtgtttcccaaacttgggataccgcttgtgtagggaaagcccttggcgggccaggtCGGTTTgtttcggccgatcgcggctctcactggctgtggttcgctgctccaggccaatgggagctgcaggaagcggtgacCAGTACGTCCCTCCGCCCGcgtcacttccagcagctcccgttggcctggagcagtgaaccacgtcTAGTGGGaaccacgatcggctgaacctgcgcaGCACTCCTGCGCAGTgggagcaggtaaacaaaccagcccggcccgccaggggctttccctacacaagcggcgttccaagtttgggaaacactgacctaGAGTATCCCCATTCTGAACTGGATAGAACTCACTCTAGTTAACCCTTTAGCCTCTGGAGTTTTCTTTCCCATTGTGGGAAGAACAATGTGTTGTGATTGGTTTAGATGAATAAGAACCATTTCCAGCACTAATCTCATGCATCAAGGACGGATTCTTAGAATACAGGTGCAGTGATGCATTGTTACCCCTCACAAATAGCCAGTGTCAGAAATTAGCCTCTATCTCTGtatcctgaggcctggtctatactgggaATTTACATTGGCATAGTtctcaagtgtgaaaaatccccaccaaagagatgtagctatgccgtTTGAACCCCCGATGTAGTTGGGTGCTAGTtgtcagaagaattcttccgtcaatcCAGtttctgcctctcagggaggtagaTTACCTACACCAGTGGAAGAACTcctgtcaggcctggtctacactaggaaattaagtCAGTAAAACTACGTCActgaggagtgtgaaaaatccacacccctgaacaatGCAGTTAAATCAACCTAACATCCTGAGGAGGTGGAGTACCGACACCagcgggagaagccctcctgttggtgtagatagtgtcttcactgaagtgcttcagtgcagctgcagtgttttaagtgtagacaagccctgaagttCTGGGGCTGTATCATTTTAAGTATAAACATACCTCCCGACAATTTTTAACCTGCACCCTCAGGGAGGATTAGAGATCTCCACTAGATGGCAGTGCTGTGCCACATTAGGAGAAATGGGTAAGATTTGTTGATTTGAAGTTTTTTTAGGCCCTCCCTAATTTGGTCACCTACCAGCCTTAAAAGGACACATCATCTGCTGCCTCAACTCATGACCCAAGACAGCTTCCCTTCTCAGCTCCCCTTTCTTCTTCATACATAATGTTATGTTGAATGTGTCCCTGGCTGTGCATTTCctatccttccccaaatccctggcttTGTCCATATGATCTCCATGTTTATCTCCCTGGAACCATCCTTGATTCTCTCTTCCTTTCTGTCTGAAGATGCTTGTGATAGTGGATGAAAGGGATTAATCCAGAGAGATTGGTACTAGCAGCGATAGATACCTTTTGACCTGCCTGCCCCTCATCACTGAAAGCACTTTTCTCCCCACAGAAAGCCTGCGGGAAGGGCGTGTCCCATGTGCGAGTGGTGGTGAAAGGTCTGGGCCCTGGGCGTATGGTGAGTGCCTAAGATTCCTCTTCACTGGCATCATGAGCCCTCATCTATTTGTTCCTTTCTCTGAGGGCTGCAGGGTTTTTTATTCAGGCCTATGGCATTATGATGCCTGTTAACCTGCTTTTCTGAAATTGATATGAAGGAcaagaggggctgcagggaattTACTGGTTTGTCACCCCAAAACATTAAtcgcaaaaagaaaaaaaaagtcctccTGGTGAGATCCTAGAATAATTTTGTGTAAGGGACTGAGTGAAAGCCAAATTGCTTACGTCACTTCAAACTAGAGTAGCAAATCAATGGAGAATACATTGTAAGAAACAATCCTGCCCTAGCCAGGAGGAATGGACCATCTGGGACCAAACAGGGCTTCCTGATTGTTAAGTCTATTGCAAAGAGATGTTGATTGCCCTGTTCCAGACTTCCTTCTCAAAAATCTCTTTCACTTTTCTGCCAGTCTGTGCTGATTGTGCAATGGTGCAACATGCGGTCTAATGTCCACTCTCTTGCTCTTTCAGTCTGCCATCAAGGGGTTGACCATGGGGGGTTTGGAGGTCATCTCCATCACAGACAATACCCCAATTCCACACAACGGCTGCCGTCCTCGGAAGGCACGAAgactctgagaggggagtggaagGGAGACACCGTGTACAGTATCAGTTTGGTGCACTGTGAACTGGTTTTGAATTTTGCCTTTGATGGATCTTGGCAGGACGTGTTCCTTGGAAGCCTTTCCTAGGAGAAACTTAGAGAATGGACACAACCCTGGTCTTTAGCCTAGTGGTTGAAGCAAGCCTGTATTTACTTTCTGAGTAGGAAGCCTCGTCTGTAAAGttaataaattaaaatgttttagtcTTTGTGATGGCCACGTCTACTGGCTTCCTGGAAGCATTTTGGATTATTCTTCTCTCAACTGCTGCTTTCCTCCTGTCACTGCTACTGTATGTGGCTTTTGACAAATCCAGGTGCTGCTACTCTTGTCATTAGGAAGGGGCCCTTTTGCAATGAATGGCAGATTTTTCTTATCTCCCTTTTATCCAAACACAGATTTGGAAGCTGGAAGTGGAGAACCTCTTCTCCCCATCTAGGTTACAAAATGTGGTTTTCCCACCAGAGGCCTGAGCCCAGCGCTGCTATGCGAGAGGAGTGCAGAACAGCCAGCTCCTCCAGCTGCGCCGAGTGGAGGAGTCTGAAGTCATTCCTGCTATAGGTTGGTTTTGTTGCTTCATTTTGCCTTAGCTACAATTGTCTAATTGGTGGTATTTACTAACAGAAAGCCCCAGTTCTACTGAAGTAGGAATCTTGCCACCGTTGATCTACGGCATCATTGCTGTGACTGTGCCAACTCCATGCATAGCTAGCACTGTGAAATGCACATACAGTAGCTGGTACATTTTTTCCAACTATTACTGCATGCAGTATATTCAGTCCTGTCTCTCTCACGCCAACTGCACCTGCTGTGCCAGGGCTTGAAGGGAGAGGGTAAGTAGGGGATTAGAAAGCCTGAGGAACAAACAAATGCTGCCCAAGAGATTTAAAATGCCAGGCCAGGCCAATGCTGCCATTGGCTAGGGGCTGGCATAAGCCAGGACCTATGTGTTTGGAACGTACCTGCTATTTGCTGCCACCTATTTCAGCTCCACTCAAGGAGAGAGTCTCGTAGGCTAAGGGCTCTCTGGTGTGTGAAAGGGGTGGTAACTCTAGCAACTGAGGAAGGGGTCTCTTCCTGGCTGAGGGAAGTTTGCTGATTAGCCACCTCCAGCTCAAGGAGGAGACCAAGAGGAACAGAAAAAAGCATTGGTTACATGTCCCAAACCCCTGGCAAGTACTTCACCTCTATCAGGGATGTTAATGAGCACAGATTCTCCTTTGGTCCATCTGCCAGGTCTAGCACAAATCCAGGCTTCTCTGCTCCattatttctcttttcttttgcttCCTCTTTAGTTTCTCAAACAGTGTAATTAGCTATTCTCTTCCCCTTTAAAGAGAGAGGGTGCCATAGCAACAAGGCAATGTTTAACTCCTTCATGGCTTTGTGAGATGTGCAGCAAGCTAATGAAATTAGGCTGTTTAGAGGAGCCAATTGGGCTATATTTAACCAATGGCAATAAAACAAGGCTTGAATGACTCCACCTACCTCATTCCAGCTCTGTGTATGTGAAtttgggcagaggggaagttgtTTTAAAGTAGGGGGAAGTCCCTTTACAATTCACAAGACTGCAAGATGGAGGAGAGAAGCTTTTTCCTGTAAATTCAAACCCCATTGATTTGATTTAATCAGTCAAAAAGGCAGGAGAGCTTTCCCCCCAAGCCCAGGAAAGGGGTTTCTGGGCTTCTGCTGACTTCCCAGCATCTCCTCCTGGACAGTGTTTGGGTCAGTTATAGACCCTATAGAAAAATATTAACCACATGCTTCATTAATGGCCAGGGAGAGCGTACATGGAGATGTGGGTAAAGCTTGATCATTTTTAGTGCTGCGTTCAGCAAGTAGTTGTGGGAACTTAACAGCGTCCCAGAACATGTACGTTCACTAGCCAGCAAAAAAATGGCATGGTTCTAAAGAGGTGCATGTCTGAGTATTGCTGAACGGCTGAAGATAATATCATTATATGTATTCTGGAGCAAACTACATAGTCACTCTTGAATACAAGTAGCTTATGTGCTGCTCAATCCAATGCTACCGTGAGCACCACTGGGGCAGCAAGAAGTGCTTCTAAGTGTAAATGGTAGAAGGGAGTGAAAAATAACAAGTGCTATGGGGAGGTCTGTTATTTTTGAGTTATGCGCTCATCACCTATACCCTCTGTAGGTCCAGGCCAAATCTAC
The nucleotide sequence above comes from Mauremys reevesii isolate NIE-2019 linkage group 10, ASM1616193v1, whole genome shotgun sequence. Encoded proteins:
- the MRPS11 gene encoding 28S ribosomal protein S11, mitochondrial isoform X2, with the translated sequence MARVLVVAWQRFLGAGLGGYNVALRPGIHTGSQRLQEQMENTESVAPEVTANQSKSDFSLFPPIPGQGSSLTWGGKKYEEIPIAHIKATYNNTHIQVISPENLPFARTSCGTEGFRNAKKATAIAAQTAGIAAAAKACGKGVSHVRVVVKGLGPGRMSAIKGLTMGGLEVISITDNTPIPHNGCRPRKARRL